In Cellulomonas sp. JZ18, the DNA window CCGTCCCTGCGCCGCGGTGCCGCACGGGCGCGTCGTCGGCGCCCGCGAGCGGCAGCTCGAAGTCGAGCTCGGCGAGCCGGTCGCGCGGGGGCACGTCGGCCAGCGTCCGCCCCCCGAGCAGCGGCCCGGCAGGCGTGCGGAGCACGGGCAGCAGGCCGGCGGCGAGGCGGTCCGGGTCCACGCCGGACGCGACCGCGGCACGCCGGCACCGCGCGGCGAGCTCGGCGGCGAGGTCCGGTGCCGCGGTGTCGACCTGCTCCAGCACGTGGTGCACCAGCGTGCCGAAGGCCGTCCCGCCGGGCAGGTCCGCGAGCGGCGACGGCACGGCGCGCAGCCGCGCGTCCTCCGGCGCGTCGTCCGGCTGGCCCTGAGCCGCCGGGAGCGGGGGACCGGCGTCGTCCGGCTCGTCGGTCGTCCCCGGGGTCTCGGGCTCGTCGGCGACGCCCGGGCGGTCGTCGTCGCGTACCGCGGCGACGGCGCCGGGCGCGGCCGCGTGCGCCGCCGCGGTGAGGCCCGAGTACGAGGTGCGCCGCCAGCCCGTGTCGACGGCACGCCCGAGCCGTGCGACCGCGAGCGGCGCACGCACCGTCGACGGCGGCTGCCAGCGCACGGCGGGCGGCGCGGCGTCGACGACCTCGTGCACGACCGTCCCGCCGCTGCGTGCCGCCAGGGCGTCGAGCGCCGCGGCCGCCTCGTCGTCGCGGGGCACCGGCACCGTCGCGGGCGGGCTGCCGTCGGCGTCCCGGGCCCCGAGCACGAGCCGGCCCACCGCGCCCGCGGCCGACACGGTGCTCGGCGCCCACCACACGACCACCTGGCTGCTCGCGCGCGTCAGCGCCACGTAGGCGAGCCGCAGGTCCTCGCCCGCCTCCTCGGCCTGGTGCCGGGCGCGTGCGTCCTCGTAGCCCGGGCTGCCGCGACCACCGACGTGCAGCCGGCGGGTGCCGTCCGCGTCGTGGTAGCGCAGGACGGCCGGGTCCCGCGGCACGAACCGGTCCCACGCGAACGGCACCAGCACGACCGGGAACTCCAGGCCCTTGGCCGCGTGCACGGTCACGACCTGCACCGCCGCCGCGTCCGTCTCCAGGCGTCGGCTGCGCTCCTCGGCGTAGTCGACGGCCGCCTCGTCGATGCGGGCCCGCAGCCACTCCGTGAGCGCGGCGGCGCCCAGCCCGCGCTCGCGGGCGACGGCGTGCAGCACCTCGCCCACGTGCCGCACGTCCGTCAGCGCCCGCTCGCCGTCGTCGCGCCGCAGCAGCCGCTCGTGCAGGCCGGCCGCGGCCGTGGCCTCGACGAGCGCGGCCACGCCCTGGGCCGCGAGCACGTGCGCCCACCCGCGCAGCCGGTCGGCCAGGTCCTCCCGCTCGGCGTCGTCGGCGCCCGCCAGGCGCCGCGCGTCCCAGCCCACGAAGGGCGTGAGCGCCGCGGCCGCGACGCGCGCCGCGTCGCCGGTGCCCGCGAGCGCGCTGAGCAGCACGAGCCACTCGCGCGCCGCGGGGGTCGCGAACACGCTCGACAGACCGGAGACGACCGCCGGGACGCCCGCGGCGACGAGCGCCTCGCGCACCGCCAGCGCGTCCGCGTTGCGGCGCGCCAGGACGGCGACGTCACCGGGCCGCAGCGCGCGCCAGTCGTCCCCGTCGCGCAGCCGGGTGCGTCCGAGCGCGCGGACCACCTCCGCCGCGACGTCACGGTGGACGAGGGCGCGCACCGTGTCGACGCGCGGTGCCGCGCTGCCCGCGCGCACGGCCCGTCGCGTGACGCGGCGCAGCACCACGGGCGGGGCGCCCTCCAGCCGTCGCCCCGTGCGGCCGGCCTCGACCGGGTGCACGACGATCCGGGGGTCCCCGAGCGCGGCCCCGCCGAGCACGTGCCCGAGGCCGTCGAGCACCGCCGGGTCGGCCCGCCAGCTGCGGCCGAGCGTCGCGGTCGTGGCGACGGACCGGGCGGCCAGGTACGTGTGCACGTCGGCACCGCGGAACGCGTAGATCGCCTGCTTCGGGTCGCCGATGAGCACGAGCGTGCGGTGGCCGTGGAAGGCCGTGCGCAGGACGTCCCACTGCACGGGGTCGGTGTCCTGGAACTCGTCGACGAGGACCACCCGGTACGGGGCGCGCACGCGCGCCGCGGCCTGGGCACCCGACACGGGGTCCGCGAGCGTGTCCCGCAGCAGCACCAGGAGGTCGTCGTAGTCGACGACGTGCTGCGCCCGCTTGCGGCGCACGAGCGTGCGCCGGACGGCGCGCGCGAGACGCACGCGGTGGTCGGGGGGAGTGCCGGGCTCGGCCTCGTCGGGCGCGAGGACGGCGGCGTGGTCGCTGACCGCGGCCCGGGCGACCTGGCGCGCGTCCTCGACCGTGAGCGGGGGTGCCGGCGTGCCGGCGTAGGCGGCCAGGTAGAGGTCGTCGACCACCTCGGCCTCGAGGTCGGCGACGTCCGGCAGCAGCTCGGCGTCGGGGTCGACGTCCCCGGTGGTCGTCGCGGTGCCGAGCGAGCGCAGCACCTGACGGCAGAAGCCGTGGGTCGTGGTGATGGTCGCCGCGTCGACCTGGGTCAGCGCGACCGCGAGCCGCTCGCGCCGGCGGCGCACCTCCGCGTCGTCGACGTCGGCGAGGTGCCGGACGACCGCGTCCTCGCCGAGGCGTGCGGCGGCGGGGTCGCGCAGCGCGCGCTCGGTGCGCACGAGCCGTTCGCGCACGCGGTCGCGCAGCTCGGTCGTCGCGGCCCGGCCGAACGTCACGACGAGCAGCTCGGGCAGCTGCGCGTGCCCCTCCGCGACCCAGCGCGCCGCGAGCGCGGCGATGGTGAACGTCTTGCCGGTGCCCGCGCTCGCCTCGAGCACG includes these proteins:
- a CDS encoding UvrD-helicase domain-containing protein, which translates into the protein MTAPAPAAPRVFDVCGPLPTGTTVLEASAGTGKTFTIAALAARWVAEGHAQLPELLVVTFGRAATTELRDRVRERLVRTERALRDPAAARLGEDAVVRHLADVDDAEVRRRRERLAVALTQVDAATITTTHGFCRQVLRSLGTATTTGDVDPDAELLPDVADLEAEVVDDLYLAAYAGTPAPPLTVEDARQVARAAVSDHAAVLAPDEAEPGTPPDHRVRLARAVRRTLVRRKRAQHVVDYDDLLVLLRDTLADPVSGAQAAARVRAPYRVVLVDEFQDTDPVQWDVLRTAFHGHRTLVLIGDPKQAIYAFRGADVHTYLAARSVATTATLGRSWRADPAVLDGLGHVLGGAALGDPRIVVHPVEAGRTGRRLEGAPPVVLRRVTRRAVRAGSAAPRVDTVRALVHRDVAAEVVRALGRTRLRDGDDWRALRPGDVAVLARRNADALAVREALVAAGVPAVVSGLSSVFATPAAREWLVLLSALAGTGDAARVAAAALTPFVGWDARRLAGADDAEREDLADRLRGWAHVLAAQGVAALVEATAAAGLHERLLRRDDGERALTDVRHVGEVLHAVARERGLGAAALTEWLRARIDEAAVDYAEERSRRLETDAAAVQVVTVHAAKGLEFPVVLVPFAWDRFVPRDPAVLRYHDADGTRRLHVGGRGSPGYEDARARHQAEEAGEDLRLAYVALTRASSQVVVWWAPSTVSAAGAVGRLVLGARDADGSPPATVPVPRDDEAAAALDALAARSGGTVVHEVVDAAPPAVRWQPPSTVRAPLAVARLGRAVDTGWRRTSYSGLTAAAHAAAPGAVAAVRDDDRPGVADEPETPGTTDEPDDAGPPLPAAQGQPDDAPEDARLRAVPSPLADLPGGTAFGTLVHHVLEQVDTAAPDLAAELAARCRRAAVASGVDPDRLAAGLLPVLRTPAGPLLGGRTLADVPPRDRLAELDFELPLAGADDAPVRHRGAGTDRPARLRDVAALVAAHLAPDDPFRPWADRLAALDASAPQAGHGPGVLRGYLTGSIDAVLRVAGPDGPRFVVVDYKTNRLAPPDDPLTAWHYRPAALVTAMTDAHYPLQLLLYTVALHRYLRWRLPGYDPEQHLGGGAYLFVRGMCGPATPLVGADPCGVLSWRPPTSLVVALSALLGGLPHGRDA